DNA sequence from the Selenomonas timonae genome:
CTCGCGACGGACTCCTTCCTCTCGGCGGCATCCTTCCAGGAGACCACGCGCGTCCTCACAGACGCCGCGATCAAGGGGAAGATCGACCCGCTCGTCGGACTCAAGGAGAACGTCATCATCGGCAAGCTCATCCCCGCAGGCACGGGCATGACCCGCTACCGCAACCTCGACATCGTCGACTTTGCACCGCAGGTTGTGGAGGAAGCCGAGGAGGAAGAGATCGTCGAAGAGGTACACGAAGAGGTTGATCTCTCGCGCTTGGAGCAGCTGACAAATTGAGTGGTTGCAATCTGATTGTGAAAGTGCTATACTGTGCCTAGGAAAAATGACATGAATATTTTCCAGGGCGACACAAAAAACCGGCAGGTGCGACTGCCGGTTTTTCTATTCCGTTTTTAAGGTGGCTTAGACCTTAGGTTGGTTGCTCCTACTTAGGATCTCTGTCCAACCATTTGCAAATGAAGTAGGATACAACACTTGCCGCGACAGAGACTAGGAATGACATGAATATCTCCATGTGGACGACCCCCTTTCTGTTGCCAGTATGGGGGAAGCAACCTCTAGAGTATAGCGTAGAAACATCTGTTTTGTCATTAAGAACTTCCTCGTCGAGTGATGTCTACCGATTCTATAAAACAAGTTGACGAATCTCTCCATTCGCTGTAAAATACCAACGAAAAGGAGAGATTCTAATGACAACACGCGATGATAAATTCTTTTCCGTACGCAATACCACGCGTATGGCTCTCTGTATCGCGCTGATCTGTGTGAGCGCGTACATTGCAATCCCCGTGCCGTTCATGGCGCCGCTGACGATGCAGACCTTTGTCATGTGTCTTGCCGCGCTTGTTCTCACACCGCGCCAGACGGCGGTCGTCCTCGTCGGCTACACCGTGCTCGGTGCGATCGGTCTGCCCGTCTTTGCGGGCGGCGTCGGCGGACTCGGCATCATCTTCGGCCCGCGCGGCGGCTTCTTTATCGGCTTTCTGCTTGCGTACACGCTCATGAGTATGCTGAAGGGACGCGAGCCGTCCTTCGCACGTTATGCCCTCGTCGGAACACTCGTGAGCGTACCCGTCACCTACCTCGTCGCAACGCTCTGGCTGACAATCCTCTTCGGGGATAAGTTCGCCGGCATCGTCGCCGCCTTTATGGCGCTCGTGCAGTACATCCCGGGCGACCTCATCAAGGCAGTCGCCGCTGCTGCGCTCGGAGTGACGCTCAACAGACGGCTGCGGTATCTCTGAAGTTTTGCTTGATACACAAAAGCGGCTTCCACACAGATGCGTGGAAGCCGCTTTGCTATTCCGTGGAACTTAGGGAAGCACTGATAAATTCAGCCACGCCATCTTAGCGTATCTTTTTTGCCCGCTTTTTGTCGGCAAATCCTCCACATAGCTTTGGCTATGCGTCCGGTTTGCCTCCTCAATCGGACAGAAAAATCTACGCCAATCTGACGGACTTCATTTTATCAGCGATTCCTTAGCTCTTTGGTGTCATATCCTCCGCCGTGAGCGTGCCCGCCTTGGCGCGGTCGGCGAACTCCGCCGTCGCAGTGAAGAGGACGTCGGTGGAGCTGTTGAGCGCGGTCTCGCAGGAGTCCTGCAGCACACCGATGATGAAGCCGACACCGACGACCTGCATCGCGATGTCGTTGCCGATGCCGAACGAGGAGCAGGCGACGGGGATGAGGAGTAGCGAGCCGCCCGCAACGCCCGAAGCGCCGCATGCGCCGATCGTGGCGATGAGGCAGAGGAGGAGCGCCGTCGGCAGGTCGACGTGGATGCCGAGCGTGTTTGCCGCTGCGAGCGAGAGGATGGCGATCGTGATCGCCGCGCCGCTCATGTTGATGGTCGCACCGAGCGGGATGGAAATGGAGTAAACCTCGGGATTGAGCCCAAGCCGCTTGCAGAGCTGGAGGTTGACGGGGATATTCGCCGCCGAGCTGCGCGTGAAGAAGGCGTAGATGCCGCTCTCACGTAGCGTCGTAAAGACGAGCGGGAACGGATTGCGGCGGATGTGCATCCAGACGATGATGGGATTCATGATGAGGGCGACGGAGAAGAATGCGCCGAGCAGGACAGCAAGGAGCTGGAGGTAGCTGATGAGGGCATCCACGCCGCTCGTACCAACTGCGTCAGCGACAAGTCCCATGATGCCGAACGGGGCAAAGCGGATGACCCAGAGAACGATCTGCGTCATGACGACGGCGAAGTCGCGCACGGTGTTCTTGGTCGTCGGGCTTGCCTTCTGCAGGGCGATTCCTGCGAGGACGCTCCACGCGAGGATGCCGATGTAGTTCGCGCTCGCAATCGCATTGATCGGGTTGTCGACGACCTTGAGAATGAGGTTGTGAACGACCTCGACGATGCCGCTCGGCGGCGCAACGGTCGCGTCCGCCACGACGAGATGCAGCGTGGACGGGAAGGCAAAGGAGAAGGCGACTGCTACAACAGATGCGAGGAAAGTCGCAATGATGTAGAGACGCACGATGGGGCGCAGCGCTGCACCCGAACCAACCGTGCGCTGCGCCATTGCATTCATGACGAGGACGAAGACGAGGATCGGTGCAACGCCCTTCAGTGCGCGGACGAAGACATCGCCGAGCACGGCGACGATGGGAATGAGCGCGGGCGCGTAGAGCGCGATGAGGATACCGATGATGAGTCCGACCGCGATGAGCTTGATGAGGGCTGTCTCGCGGTACTTGCGGCTGATGTTGCTGAGCAAATGGATTCCTCCTTTTGGTTGGATAAAAATATGCCCCATTATAACAGAATGGGGCATATTTGTCACTCTTTTGTCAGGGTATACATATCTGAGGGGAGTCTTGTACAGAGGTGCGAGTCCCACGCGAACACACAGCCGCCTCACAGTGCAGCAGCGGCTATTCCGCCGTCTCTTTCAGCTCCTTCAAAAACCGCCCAACGGCATCCTCCCACGGAGGGAGGCGGTGGAAGCCCGCGTCGTCAAGCGACTTCTTGCTGAGGCGCGAGTTCTTCGGGCGCGTTGCCTTCGTTGGGTACATATGCGAGGGGACGTTCGTGACGTTGACATTGATGCCCGCCTGACGGAAGATCTCGCGCGCGAATTGCGCCCACGAGCAGAACCCCTCGTTCGTCGCGTGGTAGATGCCGTACTTTTCGGACTCAAGTATGTCCGCAAGCAGCGGCGCGAGGTCACGCGTATAGGTGGGCGAGCCGATCTGATCGTTGACGATGGAGAGAATTTTATTGGTTTTGGCAAGCTGCAGCATGCTCTTGACGAAGTTCTTGCCATGCAGACCAAAGACCCACGAGGTGCGCACGATAAAGTATTTGTCGAGATCCTGCTGCACAGCCTCCTCGCCCGCGAGCTTCGACGCGCCGTAGACGTTGTGCGGGGATGTGAGCGCGTTCGTCTCGTGGGGCGTGTCGCCTGTGCCGGGGAAGACGTAGTCCGTGCTGATGTAGAGGAGCTTCACATCGCGTTCGCGTGCGAGGCGCGCGAGAATCTCCGTGCCTGCCGCATTGATTTTGCGGCAGAGCGAGGGCTCGTCCTCCGCCTGATCCACGGCAGTGTATGCCGCCGCATGCAGGATGGCATCGGGTTCGACCGCTTCGAGGACGGCGCGCATGACGTTCTCGTCGGAGAGAGGGAAGAGCTCCGAGGAGACGCCGTGTACCTCGTGCCCGCGCGCCCTGCACTCCTCCACGCAGTCGTGACCCAGCTGTCCCGTTGCGCCTGTGATGAGGATCTTCATAGCAATCCATCCTTTCTGTATCAATACATCATCGCATACAATATCACAACATACATAAAATACAAATTCATTGTATCATAAAAGACGCCGCCCGTGTAGTACATAGGCAGCGTCTTTTCATATATTTTATGCAGTTTCGTCATGAACGATCGGGATCGTGAGCGTGATCGTCGTACCTTCGTCGACAGCGCTCTTGAGTACGATCTTGATGTCGTGGCGCTCGGCAATCCAACGCGCAATGGAGAGCCCGAGTCCCGAGCCGCCTGTCTCCTTCGCGCGCGAGGAGTCAACGCGGTAGAATCGGTCGAAGATGCGCGCCTGATGTTCGGGTGCAATGCCAATGCCGTCGTCGGTGAGTGTCACCGTGACCGCCGAATTGTCCGGTGTGCGGATCGAGTAGGCGTGGATGTGACCGCCGGGGGGCGTATACTTCAGACTGTTCTCGAGGAAGATGCGCAGCAGTTGGCGCAGGAGCACGGGATCCGCGCTCACAGTCACAGGATCATTTCGTCCGAGCGTGACCTCGTGAGAGGTTGTGACCGTCTGCATCTTCTCCATCGTATCGGCGAGGAGCTCCGCGAGATCAACATCCTCCTTGTTGACTGCCTGCCGCTTCTGGTCGGCACGCGCGAGGAAGAGCAGCTTTTCGATGAGCTGCTGCATATTCTCCGCCTCCGAACGGATGGAGGTGATGCCCTCGTCGAGGATGTTCTTGTCCTCGCGCCCCCAGCGCGAGAGCATGTCGGAGTATCCAAGGATGACCGTGAGCGGTGTGCGCAGCTCGTGCGATGCGTCGGAGACGAAACGCTGCTCCTGTTGGAAGCCTTCCTGCAGGCGATCAAGCATGCGGTTGAACGTACGCGCGAGCTCCGACAGCTCATCGCGAGCACGTGGCACATCCAGACGCCGTCCGAGACGTTCCACCTCGATGCTGCGCGCCGTCCAGGTGATCTCGCGGATGGGTTTCAGGATACGTCTGCTGATGAAATGACCTGCAAGGAGTGCGAGCACAAAGCATCCGGCAACCGTGTAGAAGAGCAGTCGCTGCAGGGAATTGAAAAAGTCCGTTTCCGTTGTGATCGTGCGGAAGAAATGGATTTGATAGGGAATACCGTCGTACTCAATGTTGCGCCGCGCATGATAGACGGCACCGCCCTTGAACTCGGAGACCTCCATATCGGGATTTGCCCAGATCGGCGTCGAGATTCGGCCGCTCTCGACCGTTTCAATCGAGGGGAAATGCGCATCCGTATCGAGCACAACACGCCCCGAACGATCTGTAATACGTACGATGACACCCGGTATGACGGGCCCTTCGAACCAGAATTTTGCCTCTGCCGCATTGCCGCTTTCGATATTGCTCATCACGTGGCGTATACTGCGGTCGAGATCGACCTCCGCCTGCCGATAAAAATAGATGTACGCGCCAATCCCCAGAATCGCCGTCGAGAGAATGAGTACGAAAAAGAGGATTGCCGCGTACAGCAGGGTGATCTTTGTAGAAATGCGGATGTAGAAATAGCGGTCGATCCAGCGGGCGAGGCGCGAATTAGTCGCGGACAACATACCCGACGCCCCGCACCGTGTAGATGTACTTCTTGTTGAAGCGGTCATCCAGCTTGGCGCGCAGGTATCGGATGTAGACGTCGACCACATTGGTCTCGCCCGTATAGTCGAAGCCCCATACCTCCTGGAGGATCTGATCGCGCGTCAGCACCGTGCGCTTGTTGCGCAGCAGGTACTCGAGCAGATCGTATTCGCGTTTTGTGAGGGCGACGGTCTCGCCGTCCACCTGCACCTCGTAGCGCGAGAGGAACATGATGAGATTCTTTACCGTGAGGCGGTCGGACGCATCCTCGGTCGAGATGTCACGACGGCGCAGAGCGTTGCGCAGACGTGCGAGCAGCTCGGGTACGGCAAACGGCTTCGTGATGTAGTCGTCCGCACCGATGTCCAGCCCCTCCACGCGATCCTCCACGGCATCGCGTGCCGTCAGCATGATGATGGGCACGTTCGAGACCGTGCGGACACGGCGGCAGATCTCAATGCCGTCCATGCCAGGCAGCATGACATCAAGCAGGATAATATCGAAATTCTCCTGAATGATGCGTTCATAGGCGCGTGTGCCGTTGCCCTCGGTCTCCGCCTCGAACCCCTCGTGCTCGAGCTCCATCTGCAGGAACCGCGCAATGCGTACCTCATCCTCGACAATGAGGACACGTGATTTTTCTTCCATATCTATCCACCTCGTCATTCCTTGTTTCTGTCCCTACTATATATGAATGCAGGGAAAATGAAAAGTCAAAAATGAGAAATATAATCGAAATTTTAAGAGTGGGGGTGTTTTCATAACCCTAACTTGACAATGCAGCGTCCGTGCCGTATAAACAAAAGAAGAAAATACAGCGGAGGAATGACAGTGACAGGAAAGCTCTATCTCTGTGCGACACCCATCGGCAATCTTGGTGACATCACCTATCGTGCCGTAGAAATGCTGCGCGCGGCGGATGTGATTGCGGCCGAGGACACGCGGCACACGCGCGGACTCCTTGCACACTATGACATCCATACGCCTATGACGAGCTATCACGAGCACAACAAGGAGGAAAAGGGCGCAGAGCTCATCGCACGGATGCGGGCGGGGGAAACGGTTGTCTGTGTCAGCGACGCGGGACTGCCAGGCATCGCCGACCCCGGCGGCGACCTCGCGCGGCGTGCAATTGCGGAGGGCATCCCCGTCACGCCCCTGCCGGGCGCGAACGCCGCACTCTCTGCGCTCATCTGCGCGGGACTGCCGTTGGAGGGATTCACTTTCGTCGGCTTTCTCCCGCGCAAGGAGAAGAAGCGGCGCGAGGTTCTGGCGCGCGTTGCGGACTATCCCGAGACGCTCATCTTCTACGAGGCGCCGCATCGTCTCAAGGAGACACTTGCCGCTCTCGCAGCGGCACTCGGCGCACAGCGGCGTGTGTGCGCCGCACGCGAACTGACGAAGAAGTTCGAGGAGTTCCGCCGCACGACACTCGGCGACCTTCTCGCACACTATCGGGAGCACGAGCCACGCGGCGAGTTCGTGCTCATCGTTGCGGGCGCGGACGAGAATGTCGTGAGTACTGCGGATGCGGAGGAGGAGCTGTCTCTCACGGAGCGTTATGCCGCACACATCGCCAAAGGTTTGGACAAGAAGGAAGCCATGCGCCGCACCGCGCAGGAGCTTGGTATCTCACGGCGAGATGTGTATCAGGCGGTACTGGCGGGGGACGTTTGAGCCTTGCGATTTTTTTGTCGTTGTTGTATAATTTTCTAATCACGATTATTATAATCGTGATTAGAAAGATGGTGATGCTGTGTTTATTGGTCGTGCACGTGAGCTGGATTTTTTACAGGAGCGCTATGACTCGGAACGCGCCGAGCTCGTCGTGCTCTATGGACGGCGGCGCATTGGAAAAACAGAGCTCCTGCAGCAGTTTGCACGG
Encoded proteins:
- a CDS encoding biotin transporter BioY produces the protein MTTRDDKFFSVRNTTRMALCIALICVSAYIAIPVPFMAPLTMQTFVMCLAALVLTPRQTAVVLVGYTVLGAIGLPVFAGGVGGLGIIFGPRGGFFIGFLLAYTLMSMLKGREPSFARYALVGTLVSVPVTYLVATLWLTILFGDKFAGIVAAFMALVQYIPGDLIKAVAAAALGVTLNRRLRYL
- the sstT gene encoding serine/threonine transporter SstT, encoding MLSNISRKYRETALIKLIAVGLIIGILIALYAPALIPIVAVLGDVFVRALKGVAPILVFVLVMNAMAQRTVGSGAALRPIVRLYIIATFLASVVAVAFSFAFPSTLHLVVADATVAPPSGIVEVVHNLILKVVDNPINAIASANYIGILAWSVLAGIALQKASPTTKNTVRDFAVVMTQIVLWVIRFAPFGIMGLVADAVGTSGVDALISYLQLLAVLLGAFFSVALIMNPIIVWMHIRRNPFPLVFTTLRESGIYAFFTRSSAANIPVNLQLCKRLGLNPEVYSISIPLGATINMSGAAITIAILSLAAANTLGIHVDLPTALLLCLIATIGACGASGVAGGSLLLIPVACSSFGIGNDIAMQVVGVGFIIGVLQDSCETALNSSTDVLFTATAEFADRAKAGTLTAEDMTPKS
- the rfbD gene encoding dTDP-4-dehydrorhamnose reductase, which gives rise to MKILITGATGQLGHDCVEECRARGHEVHGVSSELFPLSDENVMRAVLEAVEPDAILHAAAYTAVDQAEDEPSLCRKINAAGTEILARLARERDVKLLYISTDYVFPGTGDTPHETNALTSPHNVYGASKLAGEEAVQQDLDKYFIVRTSWVFGLHGKNFVKSMLQLAKTNKILSIVNDQIGSPTYTRDLAPLLADILESEKYGIYHATNEGFCSWAQFAREIFRQAGINVNVTNVPSHMYPTKATRPKNSRLSKKSLDDAGFHRLPPWEDAVGRFLKELKETAE
- a CDS encoding sensor histidine kinase, giving the protein MLSATNSRLARWIDRYFYIRISTKITLLYAAILFFVLILSTAILGIGAYIYFYRQAEVDLDRSIRHVMSNIESGNAAEAKFWFEGPVIPGVIVRITDRSGRVVLDTDAHFPSIETVESGRISTPIWANPDMEVSEFKGGAVYHARRNIEYDGIPYQIHFFRTITTETDFFNSLQRLLFYTVAGCFVLALLAGHFISRRILKPIREITWTARSIEVERLGRRLDVPRARDELSELARTFNRMLDRLQEGFQQEQRFVSDASHELRTPLTVILGYSDMLSRWGREDKNILDEGITSIRSEAENMQQLIEKLLFLARADQKRQAVNKEDVDLAELLADTMEKMQTVTTSHEVTLGRNDPVTVSADPVLLRQLLRIFLENSLKYTPPGGHIHAYSIRTPDNSAVTVTLTDDGIGIAPEHQARIFDRFYRVDSSRAKETGGSGLGLSIARWIAERHDIKIVLKSAVDEGTTITLTIPIVHDETA
- a CDS encoding response regulator transcription factor, with translation MEEKSRVLIVEDEVRIARFLQMELEHEGFEAETEGNGTRAYERIIQENFDIILLDVMLPGMDGIEICRRVRTVSNVPIIMLTARDAVEDRVEGLDIGADDYITKPFAVPELLARLRNALRRRDISTEDASDRLTVKNLIMFLSRYEVQVDGETVALTKREYDLLEYLLRNKRTVLTRDQILQEVWGFDYTGETNVVDVYIRYLRAKLDDRFNKKYIYTVRGVGYVVRD
- the rsmI gene encoding 16S rRNA (cytidine(1402)-2'-O)-methyltransferase, whose translation is MTVTGKLYLCATPIGNLGDITYRAVEMLRAADVIAAEDTRHTRGLLAHYDIHTPMTSYHEHNKEEKGAELIARMRAGETVVCVSDAGLPGIADPGGDLARRAIAEGIPVTPLPGANAALSALICAGLPLEGFTFVGFLPRKEKKRREVLARVADYPETLIFYEAPHRLKETLAALAAALGAQRRVCAARELTKKFEEFRRTTLGDLLAHYREHEPRGEFVLIVAGADENVVSTADAEEELSLTERYAAHIAKGLDKKEAMRRTAQELGISRRDVYQAVLAGDV